A portion of the uncultured Draconibacterium sp. genome contains these proteins:
- a CDS encoding S8 family serine peptidase codes for MKSAYRSKTEADFAVVTKAQKISSAANINLGEPKMVYSQTIEGVVVNISEKEAKQLQYADGVVGVYPDKMVALKKPGTLPSDPPSETVPYGITRVGGGATYTGSHKAWIIDTGIDLDHPDLNVDAASGQTFIDRTTSPDDDNGHGSHCAGIVAAIDNEVGVVGVAAGATVVPVKVLDRKGSGAYSVIIAGVDFVALNAEPGDVANMSLGGGVYEPIDAAVEALGEAGVLVALAAGNESDDTNNHSPARANGTNLYTVSAMDINDDFAYFSNYGNPPIDYCAPGVNILSCYKSGGYTTMSGTSMAAPHVCGLLLATNGNLSIDGYVNGDPDGNADPIAVK; via the coding sequence TTGAAATCTGCTTATAGAAGTAAAACTGAAGCCGATTTTGCAGTGGTAACAAAAGCACAAAAAATAAGCAGTGCAGCAAATATTAACCTGGGGGAACCTAAAATGGTATATAGCCAAACTATTGAAGGTGTAGTTGTAAATATTAGCGAAAAGGAAGCTAAGCAATTACAGTATGCTGACGGAGTAGTTGGTGTTTATCCGGATAAAATGGTGGCGCTTAAAAAACCGGGAACATTGCCATCTGATCCACCTAGTGAAACAGTTCCATACGGAATTACAAGAGTAGGAGGTGGTGCAACTTATACCGGAAGCCATAAAGCTTGGATTATTGATACAGGTATCGATCTTGATCATCCTGATTTAAATGTTGATGCTGCAAGTGGGCAAACATTCATTGACCGAACAACTTCACCTGATGACGATAACGGCCATGGTTCACATTGTGCTGGTATTGTTGCGGCAATTGATAACGAAGTGGGCGTTGTAGGTGTAGCAGCAGGCGCAACTGTTGTTCCAGTAAAAGTTCTTGACAGAAAAGGATCAGGTGCTTACTCTGTAATTATTGCTGGTGTTGACTTTGTTGCTTTAAATGCAGAACCGGGAGACGTTGCTAATATGAGTTTAGGTGGTGGCGTTTATGAGCCAATTGATGCTGCTGTTGAAGCATTGGGCGAGGCTGGAGTTTTGGTTGCATTGGCAGCCGGTAACGAAAGCGACGATACCAATAATCATTCGCCTGCCCGTGCAAATGGAACAAATTTATATACTGTTTCAGCAATGGATATAAACGACGATTTTGCTTATTTTTCTAATTACGGAAATCCCCCAATTGATTACTGTGCTCCGGGAGTAAATATTCTTTCGTGCTACAAAAGTGGTGGTTACACAACAATGAGTGGAACATCAATGGCCGCTCCGCATGTTTGTGGTTTGTTGCTGGCAACCAACGGCAACTTATCGATTGATGGCTATGTAAATGGCGATCCTGATGGAAATGCCGACCCAATTGCTGTTAAGTAA
- a CDS encoding aldolase catalytic domain-containing protein, whose product MYKADIKVMDCTVRDGGLMNKWQFSDDFVRGVYKGCVEAGVDYMEIGYKSSESAFSRDEVGPWKFCDDKDLRRVVGDNDTNLKLSAMADIGRIAPEDIPPASESLIDMMRVACYCHQVDKAIWLAEHCMDKGYEVTINLMAVSKVNEADLDEALADLAKSRVPVIYVVDSFGSLYCESIERLVKKYAAAMPDKELGIHAHNNMQLAMSNTVTSLINGVTMLDATLLGMGRGAGNCPIEILIAFLKNPKYRLLPLLEAIQTHVKPWQEKIDWGYHIPYLITGAMNEHPRSAMKWMDSEQKDDFVSFMKEMHDYELLE is encoded by the coding sequence ATGTACAAAGCAGACATAAAAGTGATGGATTGCACAGTTCGAGATGGAGGGCTGATGAATAAATGGCAATTTAGCGACGATTTTGTACGTGGCGTTTATAAAGGCTGCGTTGAAGCAGGCGTTGATTATATGGAAATTGGCTATAAAAGTAGCGAATCGGCTTTTTCGAGAGATGAAGTTGGCCCGTGGAAATTCTGCGACGACAAAGACCTTCGCCGTGTTGTTGGCGACAACGATACCAACCTAAAACTTTCGGCAATGGCCGATATTGGCCGTATTGCACCGGAAGATATTCCGCCTGCGAGCGAAAGTTTAATTGACATGATGCGCGTAGCTTGTTACTGTCACCAGGTTGACAAAGCGATATGGCTGGCCGAACATTGCATGGATAAAGGCTATGAAGTAACGATAAATTTAATGGCCGTTTCAAAAGTAAACGAAGCCGATTTGGATGAAGCGCTGGCCGATCTGGCAAAATCGCGCGTTCCTGTAATTTATGTTGTCGACAGTTTTGGAAGTTTGTATTGCGAAAGCATTGAACGATTAGTAAAAAAATATGCTGCTGCCATGCCCGATAAAGAATTGGGTATTCATGCGCATAACAATATGCAGTTAGCCATGTCGAACACTGTTACGTCGCTAATAAACGGCGTTACCATGCTCGATGCAACGTTACTTGGAATGGGCCGCGGCGCCGGAAACTGCCCGATAGAAATTCTGATTGCATTTCTTAAAAACCCAAAATACAGGTTACTTCCGCTGCTTGAAGCAATACAAACGCATGTAAAACCATGGCAGGAAAAAATTGATTGGGGTTACCACATTCCATACCTGATTACAGGAGCCATGAACGAACATCCAAGAAGTGCCATGAAATGGATGGACTCGGAGCAAAAAGACGATTTCGTTTCGTTTATGAAAGAAATGCACGACTACGAACTTTTGGAGTAA
- a CDS encoding S9 family peptidase gives MKKLLILLVVILTFFTGQAQQAQKITLEDIFQKGTFRAQSVYGLRSMNDGIHYTTMEARSKIVKYSYKTGDEVEVLFDISKIDDAPISSFSAYEFSDDETKILLTTERKPIYRRSYTAEFYVWNSVTEELSELSDDGAQQLATFSPDGNYVAYVRDNNIFIKNLKFGSTHQATNDGKFNEIINGAPDWVYEEEFGYNKAFWWSPDSKFLAYVRFDEKEVPEFSMPMYAGAAPTLEENKLYPGEYTFKYPKAGESNSTVEVYSYEVKTKIAIKVDIGEETNIYIPRLKWTPDANELAVMRLNRHQNQMDILYANPYTGDTRNFLTEKNDRYIAENFLDAFTYLDNGNFVIQSERDGWSHLYLYDKQGFEIAQLTEGDFDVTDFYGYDPDKELYYYQAAAESPLRREVYYVSEDKEEKGKLSTLEGTNRAVFSKNFKYFINYYSSAKVPAYITLHDNKDGEQIRFLQDNTVLKNTVKQMDISQKEFFTFTTSEGIELNGWMLKPQGFDASQKYPVFMTQYSGPNSQSVTDSWGGIGWNEYLAQEGFLVVCVDPRGTGARGEDFRKVTYMQLGKYESDDQVEAAKYLTTLPYVDDQNISIFGWSYGGFMTLLTLEKGGDLFKAGIAVAPVTSWRFYDTVYTERFMRTPEENPEGYDDNSPLSHAEDIKGNLLIVHGTADDNVHAQNTFEMTEKMVQAGVQFDMAMYTNRNHGIRGGNTSMHLYTKMVNFLKDNLMDK, from the coding sequence ATGAAGAAACTGCTTATTTTACTGGTAGTAATACTTACTTTTTTTACAGGCCAGGCGCAGCAAGCGCAAAAAATTACATTAGAAGACATTTTTCAGAAAGGAACTTTTCGTGCGCAATCGGTATACGGACTGCGTTCAATGAACGATGGTATTCATTACACCACCATGGAAGCGCGAAGTAAAATTGTAAAATACAGCTACAAAACCGGCGATGAAGTTGAAGTTCTTTTTGATATCAGCAAGATTGATGATGCCCCGATATCATCTTTTTCTGCCTACGAATTTAGCGATGACGAAACAAAAATATTACTTACAACCGAGCGTAAACCAATTTATCGCCGCTCGTACACAGCCGAGTTTTATGTATGGAATTCGGTAACTGAAGAATTATCAGAACTTTCGGATGACGGAGCGCAACAACTGGCAACCTTTTCGCCCGACGGAAACTATGTAGCCTACGTGCGCGACAATAATATATTTATAAAAAACCTAAAGTTTGGCAGCACACATCAGGCAACCAACGATGGCAAATTCAACGAAATTATTAACGGTGCTCCCGACTGGGTTTACGAAGAAGAATTTGGCTACAACAAAGCGTTTTGGTGGTCGCCCGACAGCAAATTTTTAGCCTACGTAAGGTTCGACGAGAAGGAAGTTCCTGAATTTAGCATGCCAATGTATGCCGGAGCTGCTCCTACTCTTGAAGAAAACAAATTATATCCCGGAGAATATACATTTAAATACCCCAAAGCAGGAGAATCAAATTCAACGGTTGAGGTATATTCATACGAGGTAAAAACAAAAATTGCGATAAAAGTTGATATTGGCGAAGAAACCAATATTTATATCCCTCGCTTAAAATGGACTCCAGATGCCAACGAACTGGCTGTAATGCGCCTAAATCGTCATCAAAATCAAATGGACATTTTATACGCCAATCCGTACACAGGTGACACTCGTAATTTTTTAACTGAAAAAAACGACCGTTACATTGCCGAAAATTTTCTTGATGCATTTACTTATCTCGACAATGGAAATTTTGTGATACAGAGTGAACGCGACGGTTGGTCGCACTTGTATTTATACGACAAACAAGGTTTTGAAATTGCGCAACTTACCGAAGGAGATTTTGATGTAACCGATTTTTATGGCTACGATCCCGACAAAGAGCTTTATTACTACCAGGCTGCTGCTGAATCGCCTTTGCGCCGCGAGGTATATTACGTTAGCGAAGACAAAGAAGAAAAAGGAAAACTATCGACACTTGAAGGCACAAACAGAGCCGTTTTTAGTAAAAACTTTAAATACTTCATCAATTACTATAGCAGTGCCAAAGTTCCTGCGTACATAACGTTACACGACAATAAAGACGGAGAACAAATTCGATTTCTGCAGGACAATACGGTATTGAAAAACACGGTTAAACAAATGGATATTTCGCAAAAGGAATTCTTTACTTTCACAACTTCTGAAGGGATTGAACTAAATGGCTGGATGTTAAAACCGCAGGGTTTTGATGCATCCCAAAAGTATCCTGTTTTTATGACACAATATAGTGGCCCAAATTCGCAAAGCGTTACCGACTCGTGGGGCGGAATAGGTTGGAACGAATACCTGGCACAGGAAGGTTTTCTTGTGGTTTGTGTTGATCCGCGCGGAACAGGTGCCCGAGGTGAAGATTTTAGAAAAGTTACCTACATGCAATTAGGAAAATATGAATCGGACGACCAGGTGGAAGCAGCAAAATACCTGACAACACTTCCCTATGTCGACGATCAGAATATTTCGATTTTTGGTTGGAGCTACGGAGGTTTTATGACCTTGCTTACACTGGAAAAAGGCGGCGATTTATTTAAAGCAGGAATAGCAGTGGCTCCGGTAACCAGCTGGCGTTTTTACGATACAGTTTATACCGAACGTTTCATGCGTACACCTGAAGAAAACCCAGAAGGTTACGACGATAACTCGCCGCTTTCGCATGCTGAAGATATTAAAGGAAACTTATTGATTGTACACGGAACTGCCGATGATAATGTGCATGCTCAGAATACCTTTGAAATGACCGAGAAAATGGTGCAGGCAGGCGTACAATTCGATATGGCAATGTACACCAATAGGAACCACGGAATACGAGGTGGCAATACAAGCATGCATTTGTATACAAAAATGGTGAATTTCCTGAAAGATAATTTGATGGATAAATAA
- the thrS gene encoding threonine--tRNA ligase — MIKITLPDNSVREFAEPVSGLEIAKSISSRLAKDVLSISVDGEVWDLSRKIDHDAKIKLHTWDDREGKETFWHSSAHLMAEAIEAYFPGTKFGIGPTVDTGFYYDIDLPEGKVLSEKDLQKIEQKMLELARQKNDIVRSDISKEDALAMFTDKNDELKQELISELEDGTITLYNQGNFTDLCRGPHLPNTSYIKAIKLTAIAGAYWRGDEKNKMLTRVYGVTFPKAKMLTEYLEMVEEAKKRDHRKIGKEMQLFTFSESVGQGLPLWLPKGAQLREQLENFLKKVQKKYGYEQVMTPHIGDVKLYKTSGHYQKYGQDSFQPITTPAEGEEYLLKPMNCPHHCEIYKAWPRSYKDLPVRMAEFGTVYRYEQSGELHGLTRVRSFTQDDAHIFCRPDQLKDEFKKVIDIIFIIFKALNFENYTAQISLRDPEKPEKYIGSPENWDKAEQAIIEACEEKGLNTVTELGEAAFYGPKLDFMIKDALGRSWQLGTIQVDYNLPERFELEYIGADDNRHRPVMIHRAPFGSMERFVAVLIEHTAGKFPLWLTPEQVVVLPISEKYNDYAKKVSNFLNISDIRTVVDDRNEKIGRKIRDNELKRIPYLLIVGEKEAESDSVAVRRQGEGDKGTMTMQEFAEFINKEVRDQLSGLYN, encoded by the coding sequence ATGATAAAAATTACACTTCCTGACAACAGTGTGCGCGAGTTTGCGGAGCCTGTTAGTGGCTTAGAGATTGCGAAATCAATCTCGAGCCGACTGGCAAAGGATGTGCTGTCGATTTCAGTAGATGGCGAAGTTTGGGATTTATCGCGGAAAATAGACCACGATGCCAAAATTAAACTGCACACGTGGGACGACAGAGAAGGGAAAGAAACGTTTTGGCATTCATCAGCCCACCTAATGGCTGAAGCCATTGAAGCATATTTCCCCGGTACTAAATTTGGTATCGGTCCAACTGTTGACACGGGATTTTATTACGATATCGATCTTCCTGAAGGAAAAGTACTTTCGGAAAAAGACCTGCAAAAAATCGAGCAAAAAATGCTTGAGCTGGCACGTCAGAAAAACGACATTGTTCGTTCTGATATTTCGAAAGAAGATGCTTTGGCTATGTTCACTGATAAGAATGATGAACTTAAGCAGGAGTTAATTAGCGAACTGGAAGATGGTACGATTACTCTTTACAACCAGGGAAATTTTACTGATTTATGCCGTGGACCACACTTGCCAAACACCAGTTACATTAAAGCCATTAAATTAACGGCTATTGCAGGTGCTTACTGGCGTGGCGACGAAAAAAATAAAATGCTAACCCGCGTTTATGGTGTTACTTTTCCGAAAGCGAAAATGCTTACCGAATACCTTGAAATGGTTGAAGAAGCAAAAAAACGCGATCACCGTAAAATCGGAAAGGAAATGCAATTGTTCACATTCTCTGAATCGGTAGGACAAGGATTGCCATTGTGGTTACCGAAAGGAGCGCAATTGCGCGAGCAACTCGAGAATTTCCTGAAAAAGGTACAAAAAAAATATGGTTACGAGCAGGTAATGACACCGCATATTGGCGATGTAAAATTGTACAAAACTTCGGGGCACTACCAAAAATACGGTCAGGATTCATTTCAGCCAATAACCACACCTGCAGAAGGAGAGGAGTATTTGCTGAAACCGATGAACTGCCCGCACCACTGCGAAATTTATAAAGCATGGCCACGTTCGTATAAAGACTTACCGGTTAGAATGGCCGAATTTGGTACAGTTTATCGTTATGAACAAAGTGGCGAGTTGCACGGTTTAACTCGTGTACGCAGTTTTACACAGGACGATGCGCACATTTTCTGTCGTCCGGATCAGTTGAAAGATGAATTTAAAAAGGTAATCGATATTATCTTTATCATTTTCAAAGCGTTAAACTTTGAGAACTATACTGCTCAGATTTCATTACGCGATCCGGAAAAACCGGAAAAATATATCGGATCTCCTGAAAACTGGGATAAAGCAGAACAGGCGATTATTGAAGCTTGCGAAGAAAAAGGACTAAATACTGTAACCGAATTGGGCGAAGCTGCATTTTATGGTCCGAAGCTCGACTTTATGATTAAAGATGCTTTGGGACGTAGCTGGCAGTTAGGTACCATTCAGGTAGATTACAACCTTCCGGAACGTTTTGAGTTGGAATATATTGGTGCCGATGATAATCGTCATCGCCCGGTAATGATTCACCGCGCACCGTTCGGGTCGATGGAACGCTTTGTGGCAGTGTTAATTGAACACACTGCCGGTAAGTTCCCGCTATGGCTTACACCAGAGCAGGTTGTAGTATTACCGATCAGTGAAAAGTATAACGATTATGCTAAAAAAGTTTCAAATTTTCTAAATATTTCCGATATTCGCACCGTCGTTGACGATCGTAACGAAAAGATTGGTAGGAAGATACGAGACAACGAATTAAAACGAATTCCTTATCTCCTGATTGTGGGAGAGAAAGAAGCAGAGTCGGATTCAGTTGCAGTGCGTCGACAAGGCGAAGGCGACAAAGGAACAATGACTATGCAGGAATTTGCTGAATTTATAAATAAAGAAGTAAGAGATCAATTATCAGGATTGTATAACTAA
- a CDS encoding chorismate mutase, whose translation MGFKDPGECNSLEEIRNEIDKIDEHIVLLFAERHKYVEAIVRFKNDKDAIIAQERKDAVIQQRRKWAEEKGLNADVFEQVYTLLVESNIKHEMELLKIKNSK comes from the coding sequence ATGGGATTTAAAGATCCGGGAGAATGCAATTCTCTGGAAGAAATAAGAAATGAGATTGACAAAATAGATGAGCATATTGTTTTGCTTTTTGCCGAACGACATAAATACGTTGAGGCTATTGTTCGGTTTAAGAACGATAAAGATGCCATTATTGCCCAGGAACGAAAAGATGCAGTAATTCAACAACGCCGAAAGTGGGCCGAAGAAAAAGGCCTGAATGCCGATGTTTTTGAACAGGTTTACACCCTTTTAGTGGAAAGCAACATTAAACATGAAATGGAATTATTAAAAATTAAAAACAGCAAATAA
- a CDS encoding DUF5916 domain-containing protein produces the protein MKIASVFLLLFLTQFISAQEKRTYNASTATNLNITINGIFDETAWQNANWEDNFIQHEPNEGEPPTKQTEYAILYDANNLYVAIRSFDNPDSISMRMSRRDETDGDLAGLYIDSYFDKRTSFEFVVSAAGVRSDMVNTNDGDNEDNTWDPIWDAKTSVTKNGWNAEMRIPLTQLRFEESEEQVWGLNVLRYIFREDELSSWQPMKREAAGFTSQFGILRGIKNIKPQNSLNVTPYMVARTERFEKVPENPFLESGKSNGFDAGLDAKIGLTNYLTMDLTINPDFGQVEADPSQVNLSTYETFFREKRPFFIEGNNILSYKLAFGDGDQSANNLFYSRRIGRRPQYSPDLNENEYADNPDFTRILGAAKITGKTKNGWSIGVIESVTAEEDVKIKGPGADRKQAVEPLTNYFVGRVQKDFNEGNTYLGGMFTAVNRNINDDHLDYLHKSAYTGGIDFVHRWHNKDWFVDAGVYFSRVEGSEEAILNTQTSYSRTYQRPDADYVTLDSTRTSLAGTGGKFTLGKTGGRFKFAGIFSWKSPGLEINDIGYTPEVDEIVQAFWAGYRWYEPFSIFRSLGLNFNQWTNYDFGGELMGAGGNINGHAQFKNFWNAFSSINVNGEQLSHSALRGGPSMKLSGNQSFYAGLFSNPQKKFTYGADGGMNWSNEKGFYSNKSFEIEFGYRPVKAMQIEISPEYGVSKNKLQYITQQDFQGGKRYIMGSIKRKTFSTSVRINYNVTPDLTIQFWGQPFIATGAYDDFKYITNSLANELTDRYTLYSGNQINYDAGNSVYNISESSNDTPDYSFDNPDFNVKEFLSNLVVRWEYRPGSMIYLVWSQNRGNYENRGKFNFGDDINTLFDEKPHNVFLVKFSYRIGR, from the coding sequence ATGAAAATTGCGTCTGTATTCCTGCTTCTATTCCTTACTCAATTCATTTCAGCACAAGAAAAACGAACATATAACGCTTCAACTGCTACCAACCTAAACATTACCATTAACGGCATTTTCGATGAAACTGCGTGGCAAAATGCCAACTGGGAGGACAATTTTATTCAACACGAACCGAACGAGGGCGAACCGCCTACCAAACAAACCGAATATGCTATTTTGTACGATGCCAACAATCTTTATGTAGCAATTCGTTCGTTTGACAATCCTGATAGTATTTCGATGCGCATGTCACGTCGCGACGAAACCGATGGCGACCTTGCCGGTTTATACATCGATTCATATTTCGATAAACGTACCTCTTTTGAATTTGTAGTTTCGGCAGCAGGAGTACGCTCTGATATGGTTAATACCAACGATGGAGACAACGAAGACAACACCTGGGATCCGATTTGGGATGCAAAAACTTCGGTAACTAAAAACGGATGGAATGCGGAAATGCGAATACCTCTTACACAATTAAGGTTTGAAGAGAGTGAAGAACAAGTGTGGGGATTAAATGTTTTACGCTACATTTTTCGCGAAGATGAACTCTCGTCGTGGCAGCCAATGAAACGCGAAGCAGCAGGTTTTACTTCGCAGTTTGGAATTTTGCGAGGCATTAAAAATATAAAACCACAAAACTCGCTCAATGTAACACCGTATATGGTTGCCCGAACTGAACGCTTTGAAAAGGTTCCGGAAAACCCATTCCTGGAATCGGGAAAATCAAATGGTTTTGATGCCGGGCTGGACGCTAAAATTGGCCTGACTAACTACTTGACTATGGACCTAACCATTAATCCCGATTTTGGGCAGGTTGAAGCCGACCCCTCACAAGTGAATCTTAGCACTTACGAGACTTTTTTTAGAGAAAAACGACCCTTTTTTATTGAAGGAAATAATATCCTGTCGTACAAACTTGCCTTTGGCGACGGCGATCAGTCGGCAAACAATCTATTCTATTCGCGCCGGATTGGACGCCGTCCTCAATATTCACCCGATTTAAATGAAAACGAGTATGCCGATAATCCCGACTTTACGCGAATTCTGGGAGCCGCCAAAATAACAGGAAAAACTAAAAATGGCTGGTCTATTGGTGTTATTGAAAGTGTAACTGCCGAAGAAGATGTTAAGATAAAAGGGCCGGGAGCTGACCGAAAGCAGGCTGTTGAGCCATTAACTAACTATTTTGTGGGAAGAGTGCAAAAAGATTTTAACGAAGGAAATACTTATTTGGGAGGTATGTTTACCGCGGTTAACAGAAACATTAACGATGATCACCTGGATTATTTGCACAAAAGTGCCTACACCGGAGGAATTGATTTTGTACACAGATGGCACAACAAAGACTGGTTTGTTGATGCAGGAGTTTATTTCAGTAGAGTTGAAGGCAGCGAAGAAGCAATACTCAACACACAAACTTCCTATTCGCGCACTTATCAACGCCCCGATGCAGATTACGTAACACTCGATTCAACACGGACTTCGCTGGCAGGAACAGGCGGTAAATTTACCCTGGGTAAAACCGGAGGAAGGTTTAAGTTTGCCGGAATATTTAGCTGGAAATCTCCGGGGCTGGAAATAAATGATATCGGTTATACTCCTGAAGTTGACGAAATTGTTCAGGCATTTTGGGCCGGTTATCGCTGGTACGAACCCTTTTCAATTTTCAGAAGTTTGGGGCTTAATTTTAACCAATGGACAAATTATGATTTTGGCGGTGAGTTGATGGGAGCCGGGGGTAATATTAACGGGCACGCACAATTTAAAAACTTTTGGAATGCATTTTCAAGCATAAACGTAAATGGCGAGCAACTATCGCATTCAGCTTTGCGAGGAGGTCCGTCGATGAAACTGTCCGGAAACCAAAGTTTTTACGCCGGATTATTTTCAAATCCTCAGAAGAAATTTACGTACGGTGCCGATGGTGGAATGAATTGGAGTAATGAAAAAGGTTTCTACTCAAACAAAAGTTTTGAAATTGAGTTTGGTTACCGCCCCGTGAAAGCTATGCAAATTGAAATCAGTCCGGAGTATGGTGTAAGCAAAAATAAATTGCAGTACATCACTCAACAAGATTTTCAAGGTGGCAAACGCTACATAATGGGAAGTATTAAGCGAAAAACATTTAGCACCTCAGTGCGAATAAACTACAATGTTACACCCGACCTTACTATTCAATTTTGGGGACAACCTTTTATTGCAACCGGTGCTTATGATGATTTTAAATACATAACAAACAGCCTTGCAAATGAATTGACCGACCGTTATACTTTATATTCGGGCAACCAGATAAATTACGATGCCGGAAACAGCGTTTATAATATTTCTGAATCGTCAAACGACACCCCTGACTACAGTTTTGATAATCCTGATTTTAATGTGAAAGAATTTTTATCGAACCTCGTAGTTCGTTGGGAATATCGTCCCGGATCGATGATTTACCTGGTATGGTCTCAAAACCGTGGAAATTATGAGAACAGAGGAAAATTCAATTTCGGTGACGACATAAATACCTTGTTTGATGAGAAACCACATAATGTCTTCCTGGTTAAATTTTCGTACCGTATAGGAAGATAA